From the Actinomycetota bacterium genome, the window AGGTCCCACGATGGACAGGAACTCTCCCGCATCGATGGCCACGTCGAGACCGTCCACGGCCTTTATCTCCACCGGCCCGATGCTGTATACCTTGCTGATGCCTTTGGCCAGGATCATCTCGTTCAATCCTCCTTCAGGGCGTCGATGGGCTTGAGGCGGGCGGCGCGCAGGGCGGGGAAGAGGCCGGCAACCGTGCCCAGCACGGTGGCGAAGATGACCGGGCCGATGACCACGGTGGCGGTGATGGTGAACACCGTCACCTGGCTCGACGCCGTGGCGTTGTTCAGCAGGTACACGGTCAGCAGCCCCAGCAGCATCCCTGTAAGCCCGCCGAAGAAACCGATGAGCGCGGACTCCAGCAGGTATTCGCTGAGCACGGACCCGGTCTCAGCGCCGATGGCCTTCTTAAGGCCGATCTCCTTGGTGCGCTCGGAAACCGACATGATCATGGTGTTGATGATGGAGAGGCCTCCCACGATCAGGGCTATGAAGCCGATGCCCAGCAGGATGGCGTTGAAGATCAGGCTGAACTGCGAGATCTGCTTCTCGGCCTCCGCGGGCGAGATGACTTTTATCCCGTCCACGCTCTCCTCGATGCGGGCCGCGAGCTCGTTGGCGTCCACGCCCTCCTCGGGGATGACGTCGATGGTCGCGGCGATGTCCTCCACCTGGAAGTAGGGGTTCACCGAGCGGAACAGGTTGATGGCATCATCGTAGGAGACGAAGGCGAAACTGTCGGGAGCGGAGAGGGTGGGCACGTAGATCCCGACCACCTCAAATTCTTTGCCCCGCAGCTCCACGGTGTCCCCGACCCCCACCTCGAACTTCTCGGCCAGGGTCGAGCCCAGGACCACCACGCCCTCGTCGCCCTCCTGCAGGATACGCCCTTCGTCGATCTCGAGGAGGTTGAGCAGGTCATCGGCCTTGCTCAGATCGGCCCCCACGATGAGTTCCGGGGCACCGAACCCGGTGCTGTCGCTGGAGAGCAGGAGGCCGAAACCCGCCACGGCGCTCTTGACCCCCGGTACCGCCTCTATCTCGTCCACCTTGGACAGCTCCAGGTAGCTGTCTGAACCTCCGAAGAGGCTGCTTCCGGCCGGCACCACCGATATCTTGCTGGTGAACCAGGTTTCGGCCCCCTTGACCTGTTGGTTGAGTCGCGCCGAAAGGGCCCCGAGCACGGTAAGTGCGAAGATGCCTACCACGATCCCGAACACGGTCAGGAAGGTGCGGGCCTTGCGCCTCCACATGTTTCTCAGAACATACCTGAACAAATCACGGCTCCTTGCTCTCGGACCACCTGCATGGACATCCACTCCCGCGTAATATTATTTCCCTGACAGGGTATCTTTATCCATGATCTGGGTTAACCGGCCGTCAGCCGCAGCCCAAGCAGCGGTTCGGAGCGGCTGCGATGCAGGATATCAAGCTCCGTTAGCAAAGGTTCGATGCATATGAATGAGTGGGGTTGCCATGAAGGCGGAAGATCGGGTGAGCATATATGGAGCACCAGGGGGTATAGAGATGGAGGGAGTTAACACGTGTCCGGAATGTGGGGTTCCGGAGTATATCACCGCCGAACACCTTTGGCAGGAGAGCGGCTTCATCGTACAGAAGAGGGACCAGAGACATATCGTCACCTTCATCGAGAACGATAACCTCAACGCGCTCTTTCGCGGTATCGAGGATATCGTGGGCAAGCCTGTAGAGCGTATCATCCTGGCGACACGCCGTAGGGCAGCCCGGGCCTACATGAACCGCATCATACCCGCGGCGGTGAGGGAGATGGTGCAGAGGAGGGAACTCGAACCGGGTCCCCTGGTCGAGGCCTTCTTCGCGATCGGCCACGTGCTCGGGTACGGCCGCTTCGGACTTGTAGATTACCGCTACGAGCAGGATGAGGACGATTACTTCATCATACGCGTGGAAAAGCCGTATTCGATCCTGCTGGGAAGCGTCGATCCCGCTGCCGCCATAGAGGCTCTCATCGGAGGCGAGGCGGGTTTCACCTGGGAGGAGGTATCCAAAGACGTCTATGATATCAGGGTCTTCCGCGAGAGCCATCCCGAGGAGGAATACAAGGGAAGGTTGATGATGAAGCCCTACCAGCCGGGAGTTGGCGATATATCCTTGCGCGGCTGTCCCGCCTGCGGCGGCCCTCACGCGCTCTCATCTTTCCGGTGGGACTTGGAACGCGGGACCATCGAACACAGGACCAACGGCAGACGCATGGTCTTCTTCGCGCCCACCGTACTGGACGCCGTCTTCGGTGAGCTCGAGAGGGAGTTGGGGGAGGGGATTCCCAGGACGGTGGTGGAGGCGCAACGGCGCTTCACCCTTGGCTTCTATTCCAAACAGGATATTGCCGATGAGACCGGACTGCGCAAGGCGCTTGCACTGCGCGGTATAGGCAACCTGCGCCGCTTCAGCATCGATGACGGCGGTCTGAGTATGCAGGTGGATAACGCGGCCATGTATCTGCTGGTGGTCGGCCTGGCCCAGGGCTTTTTCGAGATAGTGCACGGCGGTGGCAGCAGCGTGGAATGGGAGATCTCGGACGCGGGCGACCTGCGTGTTGAGGTTTCGCCCGCGGGGGCATGATCCGGGGGGCGCCGGAGGTTCAGCGGCGCAGCTTTTCTATCTCCTCGGCTGCGGCATCATGCAGGGCAACGCGATAGGCGAAGAGCCCCCTCCCGGTATCAAGCAGCACCTGCCTTATGGGTCCCTGCAGCTCGTCCAGGGACACCCACTTCGTCTCCCGGATCTCCTCCTCGTCGAGGTGGCCGAGTTCGCCTCCGGGGGCCATGGCCGTGAAGACCAGGCTGCGCCAGTTCTCCGTCTCGGGTCCGCTGCTGAAACGCACATGGATGTGCAGGATGAAACGGTCGATGGCGACATCCAGCCCCGTCTCCTCCCTCGCCTCCCGTAGCGCCCCCGCCTCGAGGTCCTCTCCGGGGTTGGCGGCCCCACTGGGCGCACGCCAGGCGCCGGGGGGGAACATGTGCTTGGCTATGGCCGCGATCTCGCGGTACCGGTAATCCCGGAAGATGAACAGTGTGACATCGTGGTTGCGCCCGTACTTCTTCGAGCCCTTGAGCATGCTCATCTCCGGAGGGCTGATCTCGTAGTCCATGGACAGGTGTCGGGGCTGTCCGTACCTCTCCTCCATGTCCATGATCATCTCGTCCGTCACGTAAGCCATACGACGATTATACATACCTCCCTGTATTTCGGGGCAGGCGGTTATTATAATGTGAGGATGATAAGGATGCGCAGGATATACCTTGACCATGCCGCTACCACCCCGTTCCACCCCGAGGTGACGGAGGCCATGCTCCCCTACCTGGGAGAGCACTTTGGCAACCCTTCCAGCATCTATGGCGAGGGCAGGGAGGCCCGCAAGGCTGTGGAGCAGGCGCGCTCCCAGGTGGCGGAGGCCCTGGGCGCGGACCCCGAGGAGATCTATTTCACCAGCGGTGGCACCGAGGCGGACAACCTGGCCGTATTGGGGACGGCCCTGGCCAACCGCGAGCGCGGAGACCACATCATCACCACCAACATCGAGCACCATGCGGTGCTGGAGCCATGCCATTATCTGGAAAGAGAAGGCTTCGGCCTCACGGTACTTCCCGTGGACGGCGCGGGCCTGGTGGACCCCGGCGAAGTGCGCAGGGCAATAACCCCGTCGACATTTCTCGTCTCGGTGATGCATGCCAACAACGAGATCGGCACCATCCAGCCCATCGAGGAGATCGCCGCCGTCTGCAGGGAAGCCGGCGTGTACCTCCACTCCGATGCCGTCCAGGCGGTGGGGGCCCTGGAGGTGGATGTGGACCGCCTGGGGGTGGACATGCTCTCGGTCTCCGCCCACAAGCTTTACGGTCCCAAGGGTACGGGCTGCCTCTACGTGCGGCGCGGCACGCGGCTGCGGCCCATACTGCTAGGTGGAGGCCAGGAGAGAGGGATGCGCTCAGGGACGGAGAACGTGGCGGGGATCGTGGGCTTCGGCGCCGCCATACGTCTGGCCGCGGACGAATGGAAGCAGCGTTCGGAGCAGGTGCTCCCCCTGCGAGACCGTCTCATCGAAGGCATCCTGGAGCGTATACCGTACACGCGCCTCAACGGCGACCGCGAGCGCAGGCTCCCCAACAACGTCAACGTGCTCTTCGACTTCATCGAGGGGGAGGCCATCTGCCTCAGGCTGGACTTCCAGGGCATCGCGGCCTCCACCGGCTCGGCGTGTTCGTCCGAAAGCGGGGAGGCCTCGCATGTGCTGCTCGCCCTGGGCATACCGCCGGAAAGGGCACACGGAAGCCTGCGCCTCACCCTGGGCAGGGAGAACACCGCCGAAGACGTGGATTACGTGCTCGAGGAGCTGCCCCCCATCATCGAGGAGCTGCGCCGCATGTCCCCCCTCTACCCCGGCTAACGGGGTCAGTCCCTGACATGTGACATGCCAGGCACACCCGAAGCCCTGGTTGCTATTACGCAACACAATGTCACATGTCAGGGGCTGACCCCGTTTACTTTGGAACGCTTTCATCCGCTGAAAATGTCACATGTCAGGGGCTGACCCCGTATTACTTGCCACGCTTTTTTCGCAGGAGCGCCATGCGCTCCATAACCGTGGGGTTGGACGGCGCCAGTTCCAGCGCCTTGCAGTAGTCCTTGCGGGCCGAACCCAGGTCGCCCTGGTCGTAGAAGATATCCCCGCGGCAGACATAGGTGATGGCCACGCTCGGCTCGAGATTGATGGCGCGGGTGAGGTCCTCTTTGGCTTTCTCGCGCTCCCCCTTACGCCAGAAAACCCGTCCCCGGTTGTAATAAGCGGTATAAAGGTTGGGATCGAACTCGAGCACCTGCGTGTATTCCTCTATGGCCGCATCGAGTTTCCCCTCCGCGGCATGGATGGAAGCCAGGCTCATACGGGTGATGGCCAGGTTGATGTTGAACATCTCTATCTCGTAGAGGTCGAAGTCCTCTTCCATGTCCATTGCTCTTCCTTAGGTCGTATGTGTCCGTGTTTAGTATAAATGCCCTTTCCCTGCTTTGGAAAGCGAGGGAGAACAGGCAATATATTACGTCTATGCTATAATCTTACCGTTTCGGGAGGGGTTATCGACATCGTGTCGTTTAATCTGCAGAGGAGGAATCATCCATGTCCGGAAACGAAAGCCTGGAAATGAACCTGCTGCGCAGGCTCAACATCGGGGATGTCCCCAAGCGCAGCGCGGCCAAGTATCCCGACCGCACGTCCCTCGTCTTCATGGGGCGGAAGGTCACCTTCACCGAGCTCAACGAGAACTGCTGCCGCATGGCCCACGTTTTCGAGAAACTGGGGGCGAAGAAGGGCGACCGCATATCCTTCATGACCCACAACTGCCTGACCTATATTTATTCCTGGCTGGGAGCGTGCAAGATCGGTTGCGTGGTCAACCCGCTCAACTTCATGCTCAAGCCGGGCGAGATCGAGTACATCGTGAACGATGCCGGCTCCAGGTTCCTCTTCGTGGAGGACATCATCCTGCCCCAGGCGCTGGAGGCGGCCCCCAACCTCAAGACAGTGGAGAAGTTCGGCGTCATCAGGATCAACGCCCCCGACACCGAGGTGCCGCAGGGATGGTTGGTCCTGGACGAGCTGCACGCCTCCGAGACCGACGCCTCAGAGCCCTTGGTGGAGACGGAGGATGACGACATGTGCTCCCTCATGTACACCAGCGGCACCGAGGCCCTTCCCAAGGGGGTCATGAACACCCACAAGAGCTTCTTCAACACCCTCCTCTCCGGCACGGCCGACCTCAACATCGCAAAGGACGACGCCGCGCTGCTCTCCATCCCCCTCTACCACATCGCCGGCAAGTACCTGCTGCTGGAGTTCATCAACCTGGGGTGCAAG encodes:
- the nifS gene encoding cysteine desulfurase NifS — protein: MIRMRRIYLDHAATTPFHPEVTEAMLPYLGEHFGNPSSIYGEGREARKAVEQARSQVAEALGADPEEIYFTSGGTEADNLAVLGTALANRERGDHIITTNIEHHAVLEPCHYLEREGFGLTVLPVDGAGLVDPGEVRRAITPSTFLVSVMHANNEIGTIQPIEEIAAVCREAGVYLHSDAVQAVGALEVDVDRLGVDMLSVSAHKLYGPKGTGCLYVRRGTRLRPILLGGGQERGMRSGTENVAGIVGFGAAIRLAADEWKQRSEQVLPLRDRLIEGILERIPYTRLNGDRERRLPNNVNVLFDFIEGEAICLRLDFQGIAASTGSACSSESGEASHVLLALGIPPERAHGSLRLTLGRENTAEDVDYVLEELPPIIEELRRMSPLYPG
- a CDS encoding ABC transporter permease produces the protein MFRYVLRNMWRRKARTFLTVFGIVVGIFALTVLGALSARLNQQVKGAETWFTSKISVVPAGSSLFGGSDSYLELSKVDEIEAVPGVKSAVAGFGLLLSSDSTGFGAPELIVGADLSKADDLLNLLEIDEGRILQEGDEGVVVLGSTLAEKFEVGVGDTVELRGKEFEVVGIYVPTLSAPDSFAFVSYDDAINLFRSVNPYFQVEDIAATIDVIPEEGVDANELAARIEESVDGIKVISPAEAEKQISQFSLIFNAILLGIGFIALIVGGLSIINTMIMSVSERTKEIGLKKAIGAETGSVLSEYLLESALIGFFGGLTGMLLGLLTVYLLNNATASSQVTVFTITATVVIGPVIFATVLGTVAGLFPALRAARLKPIDALKED
- a CDS encoding tetratricopeptide repeat protein, which produces MDMEEDFDLYEIEMFNINLAITRMSLASIHAAEGKLDAAIEEYTQVLEFDPNLYTAYYNRGRVFWRKGEREKAKEDLTRAINLEPSVAITYVCRGDIFYDQGDLGSARKDYCKALELAPSNPTVMERMALLRKKRGK
- a CDS encoding NUDIX hydrolase codes for the protein MYNRRMAYVTDEMIMDMEERYGQPRHLSMDYEISPPEMSMLKGSKKYGRNHDVTLFIFRDYRYREIAAIAKHMFPPGAWRAPSGAANPGEDLEAGALREAREETGLDVAIDRFILHIHVRFSSGPETENWRSLVFTAMAPGGELGHLDEEEIRETKWVSLDELQGPIRQVLLDTGRGLFAYRVALHDAAAEEIEKLRR